The nucleotide window GGAGGAGGCAccatggtatgctgatattgctaattatttagcaagtggtattgtaccttatgaactctcctcaataaaaaagaaaaagttctttcatgATTGTCggtattattattgggatgaacctctgttgtttaaaatatgtgtagataacCTGATCCGGTggtgtatccccgagaaagatcaacATTCTGTTTTGCAGCCTTgtgcttcaccatatggtggacactttggaggaattcGGACAACAGCTAAGGTGTTGGAGTTAGGCTTGTACTGGACTACTCTGTTCAAGAATGCCCATGCTTGGGTTAAAAGctgcgatgaatgccaaagaaCTGGCAACATATCTCGTAGACACAAGATACCAATGACCACAATTCAAGAGTTGGAGAtttttgacatgtgggggatTGACTTTATGGGGCCATTCGTCAGCTCGTATGGTAACAAGTACATATTGGTAGCAATTGACTATGtctccaaatgggtcgaagcagtggCTCTTCCGACCAATGATGTTAAAGGGGTACTAGGCTTTCTAAATAAGAACATTTTCACACATTTTGGTACCCCAAGAGCTATACTTAGTGATGGCGGAACCCATTTCTACAATAGAGCTTTCACACGGCTATTGGAAAAATATGGAGTTCGTTATAAAGTGACCACCTCGTACCACCTACAATCAAGCGGgaagttgaagtgtccaacagggAGATTAAAAGTGTCCTCACAAAAACGGTGAATGCAACAAGGACTGACTGggcaaagaaattggatgatgcattatgggcgtaCCGCACAACATTCAAAaccccaattggtatgtcactgtacaagttggtgtttggtaAGACATGTCACCTCCCAGTTGAGCTAGAGCATAAAGCACTATGGGCATTGCGGCAGTTAAACTTAGACATAGAGATAACAGGGACTAACAGAATCACTAGGTTACATGAATTCGAGGAATTCAGGTTCCAGGCCCTTGAGAGTTCTAGATTATACAAAGAAGGATGAAATTaatgcatgataagcacatcttgGATTGAAACTTCAAACCCggagatctagtgttgttatacaactcTAGATTGAGATTGTTCCCTGGTAAGTTAAAGTCCCGATGATCAAGACCCTTCAGAGTGGTGCAATTGTTCTTAAGTGGAGCTGAAGATTGAATTAGAAGATGAGACAAATAGGTTCACAgtaaatgggcaaaggttgaaacattaccttggaatggCTGAAGAAAAAAGGGATAGAGTAGTAATCACTTTGGAAGAGCCCCAGTACGCGAATAAGGAGTGATGATCAAATGCTTGCATcgtaccgcgacgttaaatcaggtgctgcGTGGGAGGAAACCCACGAGTGTTGTTGTTAGTGTGTTCAAAAAAAGCGCCAGCACCGCGACCGTGGTGAACCGCGGTGGAAAGCAAACATTCTGCCTCGAATTTTTCATCTCACCACGACCGCGGTGGACCGCGGTGAGGTGTAAACTTTCTGCCTCAAGATTTTAaacccaccgcggccgcggtggacTGCGGTCGACCGCGGTAGGTACCaggtattttaattttttttttgcgtttttcttttctcttttcttcctcttttaatTTCAAAACCCAAAACCCCCCTCTTAAAACCAAAAAACCCGATCCCCTCCCCCAAATTTTcaatctctccctctctctaaaCCCTAACCACCCAAATactctcctcttcttcttcttcttcttcttcttcttcttcttcttcttcttcttcttcttcttcttcttcttcttcttcttcttcttcctcctacTAACATTCCCCACCTCCATTCCTCTCACCCATTCTTCAACTACGGTATGTTCCTTACCTCTTCCCCCTCTTTTCTTtggtattgtattgtattgtgttgtagtTTATGTAGTTTTATGTTGTGTTGGGATgtaattgttggtatattcgtttttttcttgtttttgcttttaaattttgtttttgagtttgatTGGTGAAGGGGTTGTGCATTGCATGTTTGAAAAGGTGTTTATTGGTGGGTGATTGAAAGAAGTGAGTGTGGGGTGTGTTGGTGTGGTAGTATACTTGATTGGAGGGGAGCTTTGATGTACCCATGAGGGCTATATGTGTTTGGATAGTGCCCTGCTCACAAGGTGTTTGGGAAATTGCCCCAATGGAGATATAAAGAGCTATTGTGACATGGttatggtgaagtctgagtaaccatccATAGTCACATATCTTGCGCACTCACTAATAGGCATTTCGTTGTATGACAGGTACAATGAGTTCTTCCAGGAATAGATGAAACACCGGACCCTCCACTAGTGGACCAGGAGGCTCCTCATGAGCTAGGAGCCAAGCCAAGGTACCTCAGTTCAATAGCACTCGGTTTGTATCCAGAGCAGCGGAGGATAGGTACAACTAGAAAGCAGCTAAGAAGTTACAACATGAGGTGCACATTAATCGAACGGCTTTGGAGGTAGAATGCCCCAATATGTTTAATGAGCTGAGGCGGTGTCAGCTGGACATCTTCTTCGAGGTACCGGAGGAGGCTAATGTTCAACTAGTAAGGGAGTTCTTTGCAAACTTGCCATAACATGAGAATGGGGTTGTGATGATGCGCAATACCTCGGTAAATGCATCCCTCGACACCATCCGCAGGGTATACAGGATGCTAGTGTTTCGGGGTGAAATTTAATCCTTATTGTACTTTTAGTGGTACACGGGCCTTGTGGGGAACTCTTCTTGATACTATCTGTGTGTCGGATGGAGAATACCTATGGATCAAGAACAGGATTACTCTCAACTCCCACTGTCTGAATTGGGAGGCTAAGTGTTGGCTCACCATTGTCAATAGTCGATTGTTTCCATCCAACAACACGACAGATGTTAATCTACCACGGGCGTCCGTAATTCACTGTTTCATGTCCCACAGTGATTTTGATGTGGCCCGGCTCATCCACGAAGAGATGTTCATTAGATCACCTGAGCTAACCAAAGGCCACTACTTCCCTTCGTTGATCACCCGGCTGTGCCGTATTGCTAGAGTCCCTGAAGACCCTCGGGTTGATGGGAGATTGCCACTAAAAGCCCCGTTCCGGGTGAAAAAAATTGGAATTGTACGAGAGCCGGTGGTGAATATTGATGACTCTGATGATGATTccgctgatgatgatgatgatgatgtagaGGTAGTTGCGATTCCTCCTCCTCCGAGAGTTGATGTGGCAGGCCCATCATAGCCACGCCGGAGCACCCATATGACAGCTTTGGAGCAGGATACGGCTGGGTTGCGTACCTCAGTCACTGATTTGGGTGCCAGTGTTGATGCAGTGGCTGAGAGGCAAGTGAAGTCGGAGAAGAAATTCTTGGGCTGGTTGAGAGCGCTGGGACGTGCGTGCAACGTGAACCCAGACACTGTCTCCGATCAGGAGTGAGCCTTTAGGGAAGTTCCTTAACCTCACTGTTCTTTATTGTATGTTTGTAATTGTAACAATTGACTATTTGATTTTGCTTATTTTGTCTTGCTTTGATTGTTTTGATGTAGAGTAATAGTTCATTAGGAAAGCTAAAATAGTAAGTGACTTGTCCCGATGACGGATCTCTTTCGgcggggttcttgagggactaagtcgaaaaaaaaataaaaaaattagaatatggagactcttcctgatgacggatcctttagacaattttcttgagggaagttagtctagagaaaagaccaatttttttttaggtagtgtagtaactcccccttggtttttctttgggccacagttcttttccaagggtttagcttgaaccgggtataagtagcttttatttatttttgttctttttagttTTTAGAGTAGGACTAATGGGCGACGAGCTAAATTCGAAGGAAAACCCTTAGCGTTGATACACCCGAGCACAATAGACACTAGAGTATAACGCCTAACTTCATTGGTTGAATCCTGTTAGAGTGCCTTAAAATTGTACTTTTgtatctaacttgaacactcaaaagagAATGTCTTGATAAACCAATCCAGAGTGAATCATATGCCATGTGTGTATGAGTTTTACTGTGTTCCATGTTTcatatttgatgcctagaacttgccctgtgtgtttccaaagcaaaatagtaatttcttttagttttagaagtgatataggcatttctttgttgagccagacatATAAAGTAAACCCACCTGAATGCAATACATTTTAGTTAACCTCGTTgagcctatttctttggcaaccacattgcgaaccttacccaattgtttgaatagctTGCCGTTGAACCCTTTTACCTCCCAATAAGCACTTGAATGGTAGTGAAAATATGCAAAAgcaaaagtgtggggtggtggtttgatTTTTTAGTGGAACCATTGAGATAGAGAAAAGGTGTGGAATTTTGAAGCATAAAAGAAAAAGCAccacaaaaaaaagtaaaaaaatatgggttataaataaatataatagtTGATAAGTGGTGGCTTGTTCAAATTGCACCTAATGGATGAGGATGTTTTAAACAAATGAGGTGGAGTGTTTGGTTGGCACAACTATGATCTTTAAGTTTAAtgtaattgtattaaaagtgcttagggaggttagtcactatatctaaatatatcctactcgtcccttagcctacattacaaccaagtaaagtcctattgatcttagactgaatgggctcaattagtaaagtattacactacgggcaagcctatggtgcatctttgtggcatgtgaacgttctttctgagagtgagtgaattttgtctatcttagttcctacttGTTCTAATTATCAttatatgtggaactactctcttgtatGATGTGAGGGCATGCGATTCAcaaaggaaaggtaagtcttgactcTTGTATAGAGTAGTTTGAGTAAGTGCAAATGTTGCATGGTACAAAAGGTTTGACTCTTGAGGTAAAAGTTGTTCACTACTAGGTGCAACTTTTGTAAAATGTTCATGGTGTTAGTCATTAAGGGAAaagcttagggaaggaattttgatggagtgtggtggattgctcgaggactagcaataatttaagtgtggggtgttgatagtaggctatatagttgatatttacaccttaatatgacCATACTTCGTTGTTGTTTTATAGATAAGTTGCCAACAAAAATGCTCTAAATAGTGTTCTTTTGTTTAGCAGGGAATATTATATGAGAGAAAGCAACATGGAGTGTTTTGGAggcgataatgtgaagaaaaacacccactcgagaagtacctgaacacaaagaagcataaatggcctGGGCAAGAAGGACACCGCGACCGCGGTTCCGCGGTAGATTAACAACGTAAGGCAAAAAGGTCAGCATTCACCGCGGTCGACCGCGACCGCGCTGCACTGTTCACGCTGCTGGAAAGTTTGAGGACCAAAGTGTAAAATCGAGGaaacttttgtaaaacccttataTGCTTTAGAAACTCGCCCAAGGTGGGGCTAAGCTGATTTTTAGACTacttttggaggcaagaacaagagtgagaagatcaaccaaacattaaagtttttctatctccttttaattcttgcaattttacattatgaacaatttagtagttttctcttattttgttatgagtagctaaatacttatctagggttgatggaaccaattgttggttgaagttttgactcaagttgttataatcgagccggatttatgatatgattgttcaactacgttttgtatggtgattaattgaatgagcccttgattaatcgtgtctaattacCTTATATTGCTTGAGAAAAAGTATTAGGTTAGACagctgttgaacaacaccacttttgggtaattgaagagattcattacttgaacttaaagtgagtttagagataacaaaactttgatgggataatttagagttgcacacatattgtcagctagagtagttcgagagaatgctctagtaaattattgtagttgatcgagagataattacgataacccataactcttaatcctcatagagtattacggcgagaCTATAGCAGAAGAGTCAAgacctaaactagcaattggggaaatcactgCCCTAGATTTTTTTTTACCATTGAATTAACTTTGTTTTAGCGTACTGTTGTTTTTAATAGTAGttgaagtagttaaacaaaaacccaatctttattgatcaaaaatcttgcatctagagattgattgagttgataataacattgccgtagagtgtaatagataggttagttcctgaggattcgattccggacttaaaaccggattatatttgcagcgaccaatttgtcctttttataaggcatagttgggcgttatTATTGAATATTGTAGAAAATATTGCGTTTAAACGAAGGCAAATAAATTAGAGATTTTGTTTGTCTCTTTAACTAATTTGAAGTTGAGGTGCAATTTTTACTGCCGTAATTTAGGAGAATTGACGAGGTATTTCATGTGAAGGGACAAAACAACAGTAATAAAATACAGATACAGTGGGCGGCGGATGCTACATCAATGAGTCAGAATAAACGAGCTACTTCTACCACTACAACATTTGTCAGAGTTTTTCGTGCTAATTCTAAGCCAATGTTGTAACGTGGGCAGTAAGTCAAAAAGCACTGGATTTGTGGATTTGGTTCTTGGAATATTAAGACTTTAACCGCTGTTTAACTCTCCGCCCATTGTTCTTTAAATCCATCTACAATAAAGTTAAATCACAATTCCAGAATGCGGAGATTCGTAGCTGAAAAAGCCAAAAATCTCATCACTAAAACCAGGACCACCTATTCTTCTCCTACTTCTACTTACGTGTTACAACGCCACACCTCTTCCCCATTACCCTCACCTTCTCAATCCGCTTCTGTTCTTCGTTTTTTGTCCACTCTTCACACAGCTCCTTCTGATTCAATGGCTTCCGATTATTCATCTACCCCGGTGACTCTTAACAACGTTAATCCAAAGGTATTCCAGCTGCTGTTATACTTTTGAatttgttttttctgtttttgcCCTTATTCACTTGCGTTTATTTTTTTTAGCTCGACCCAATTTAATGATTTTCAATTGTTTCGTAGTAATTGATATCTTCGCGAATACATTTAATTAGTTTTCAGTGTAAAAATAATGGTTTATCCTTTTTGCTTTTCACTAATGCTATATATTCGGTTCTTGGTTATAATTCCTCTATTTTGGTCCAACTACCAATTCAATGTTTTATTTGTCTGTTTTTTTAATGGTTAATATCACTAGTTCTAGACCACTTTAATTAACCTGATAGTAACtctatgtgaacctatttctatttcttttttgatCTGTTCCATAGAGAATGAtccctttttaaatttgaaaacaatttagtttaaacttataattttaccttgagaaacttttataatgGTTAACATAAATTGGAACTGAGGGAGTAGCTAGTAATGTCAAAAAATTTCTACTGCTAGTGAATGTGACGTCTTTTTTAATATCTTTCCAAAAGTAGGATctttttatgtatttgccctGTCTGATGTaggattttaatgttgtttctagAGTCAAATCACTTGATGTAGTTCAACTTATTGTTGGTTTCAGGTTTTGAAATGTGAGTATGCTGTTCGTGGAGAAATTGTCAACCTTGCTCAGGTAGTTCCGGAACTCGATTTCACACACTAGCTAGAATTAACAATCGGAATTTCAGAATCTTGTTAGTTGCACTTGCACAATTAGTTTTTGGGCATGCTTAAtcttacaaattaaataaaaattgtaTTGATGGTGTCCTGTGCGATGCATCATCATGCAGAAATTACAGCAAGACCTCAAGGAGAATCCAGGCTCTCATCCCTTTGACGAGGTACCAACTCTTGTGGACTTggttttttattttcatttaagTTGTAATATTGCATATCATAACGAATTTatcttctttccccttgtaacaAAGAGTAATATAGGTGACCTGGAGTGTTATTGTTGTCTTGATCTTTTCTTTACTCATTCCTCTAATTTATGCAGATCTTATACTGCAATATTGGAAATCCTCAATCCCTGGCCCAGCAGCCTATTACTTTCTTTAGGGAGGTAGGATAAATTGTTTGATTCTAGATTATGTTACTTGTCTGGTCGAGCAATGTCTAAGGTGGATTCCTGTATTTAGGTCCTTGCATTATGTGACCATCCAGTTATTTTGGACAAAAGTGAAACACAAGGTCTGTTCAGGTATGAAGTTTGTCTATCAACCTCACTGCACCTTGTAGCGCAATGAAACAATTCGCGTGCCTTAGTTTCCAGAGATGTCTGAAGAAGTGGAATTAACATGACtaattttcataaaacaaatgTTTTCCCCTGTATTTTTCAAACATGGCACAGTTAAATTTTCTGCTACTGATGGGAGCTTTCGTCCTTGCTGTTGTATAGTAAATAATTTGCATCAGAATTTTAATGATATTATTCTTTTTAATGTTTTGAAGTCCAAGTCCAACATATAAAACCAAGTGATTGTTATTGTAATTGATGCAAGTTAGAAAAAGTGAACTATGAGAGTGATGACTTTATTCTATTTCATGTCATCTTGACATATCAAGTAATGTTTTTGAGGCCTGAGAAAAGTGAAATGTATTACTTTAAGCTAAAAGATCTATAGAATGTGGAAGGTTGTGATGATTGAGAAGCTCTAAGTTAATATATTTGATGGTGAACACTTTGAGATAATTGATGACTCTGTTTTATTAGCACCTACTGCCTGTGGGTATTGTTTCAGTTTTAGCTTCAAACTGTATACATATCATCTGGTATTTCTAAAAAATGCAAGTGGCTATGATCAAACTCTTACTTTTTCTTTATTCTGTGAAATCAGTGCAATGCAGTGTTATTATTGAATTATAGTCATTcactttttgttttcaaaatcttgTATGTTTTAGTTGATAGGTTCTTTCTTTGAGCTTTTCCTTTTCCTAAATACCATGGTATTGATTATGACTTTACACCCAAGTAGAAGCAAAAACATTTTGCCCGGATATTTGTTGGAAACATCGGTCACCAATGTAAAGGAGTATGGTGAAGAATTTGAATCAACTTCAGCCATGTTCTACAGGATTTTATGGTCTAAATGGCATTGTCCTGCTACCTAAGATAAGGAAAAGAAGATTTCTGAACTACGTCTCATAGAAACAATCAGAAACTACGAGAAATTGTTATTTGATgtctttcattctctctttgcttTGTAGTGCGGATTCAATAGAACGAGCTTTCCAGATCCTCGACCAAATTCCTGGCAGAGCGACAGGTGCATACAGCCACAGTCAGGTGACTATATCTTCTATTGCAATGTCCTAGATTTGCAGCCAGTATACTCATAGAACTTATTTTTGTGTTTGCTAAATCTAGGGCATCAAAGGATTACGTGATACAATTGCTTCTGGTATCGAAGCTCGTGATGGCTTCCCTGCTGATCCAAATGATATTTTCTTGACTGATGGTGCAAGCCCAGCGGTGAATTATTTTGATCTCAAATAGTTATTCGTACAGCTTTGAGAGAAGTAACTAAAAGAATAGCAAGGTGTAGATAATGTTGGTTCTTCATCTCTATTCAGGTTCACATGATGATGCAGTTGCTCATTGGGTCGGAGAATGATGGAATTCTCTGTCCCATCCCCCAATATCCACTTTATTCCGCTTCAATTGCCCTCCATGGTGGCACTCTTGTACGTGTCTTTGCTTCAATTTAAAGCTGATCAGTGCTAGTTGTATAGTTGACCTTGAATGCAACTATTAGatcttttaattaaataattaattaataggCTAGGTTAACCTACTTCTGGAAGAGATTATTGTAAACTTTTATTAATGAGAGCTTACCTGATTGACTTACTATCAGTTGAAGGTGATCCACACAGGAGCCTCTTATGTATGCTTTTATCTGGTATTTTAGGTTCCCTATTATCTTGATGAAGAAACAGGATGGGGACTGGAGATCTCAGAGCTTGAGAATCAGCTGAAAACTGCAAAATCCAAGGGTATTAAAGTTAGGGCTTTGGTTGTGATCAATCCAGGCAACCCAACTGGGCAGGTAATGGTTTATTGGTTTATTAGATTTTGGAATCTCATCATTGATTTACGTCATTTAGGAAGAACCTACTGTGGTGGAAAATGCTGGTCTTCCCTTTCCCAATAATATTTCAGAATGTTTACATGTAGCATGAATAGCTTCTATGTATACCTTAGGTTCTTGCTGAGGCCAACCAACGAGATATTGTGGAATTCTGCAAGAAAGAAGGCCTCGTTCTTCTGGCGGATGAAGTGAGTTTATTTCCCTCTAGATGCTCTTCTTTGTTTGATTCTGGCAAATTATTTTCCTTCCACGGGAATTTACCAGTGATTCTGCACTTGTTTGAGGGGGGTCATAATTTTTTCATTCCTGAGTATTGTGCAACTAATTCTAAAATTGTAAGTCCTCTCATATCTTGTGGAACTCATGCAGGTGTATCAGGAAAATGTTTATGTGCCTGAGAAGCAGTTCCACTCGTTTAAGAAAATTGCTCGCTCTATGGGATTTGGAGAAAAGGACATCTCTTTAGTTTCTTTTCAGTCTGTGTCAAAAGGTAGATTGTACTACCTCCATCCATCCCTCTCTTGTTGGTGGTCTTTCTCATTCGTTTGtctgcatcttacaaagttgtggGGGAGAAGGGGGAAAGGGGCGAGTTTTTCATTTTCACAAAAGCTTCTGATTTATTATATTCTTTAATCCTTGGCTTTTGCTTACTTCCCTTACTGGCTTTAGGATTTTATGGAGAGTGTGGAAAGCGAGGAGGTTACATGGAGGTCACTGGATTTAGCCCTGAGATAAGGGAACAGATATACAAAGTGGCATCTGTCAATCTGTGTTCCaacatttctggtcagattcttGCAAGCCTGGTCATGAGCCCTCCAAAGGTTGGTAATGCTGTTTCTGTAATACATGGCATTGCATTCCCCAAAAGGAGTAAAATTGATATTGAGACGACCCCAGATAGCTTGGGATTGAGGTGCAGCTATTAATAGGAGTGGGGTTTCCACCCTCATTGGTCGAATATTTTTGGTAGTGGTAGTTATAGAATCTATAACCAGAACGAGTACCTCAATGGTTTAATTTATGTAGGTGTATCATACTCTTTAATGTGGTGAGCTAAACATTAGATGTCACAACAATGATATGCACTCAGCTCTGACTATAAACTTAGAAGCTTGTTGTGAGGTTCCTTGTATCTGTGTTATTGATGCTTGACTAACAGGACTGCTCTATTGTTTTCTGCAGGTGGGTGATGAATCATACGAGTCTTTTAGTGCTGAGAAAGAAGCTATACTCTCATCCTTGGCAAGGCGTGCAAAGGTCAGTAGCATCAGCACATACAACTAGTGGTGACTAAATAATAAACTAGTTTGTTTTGGTGAAGTAGTGGGAGTTGTTTTTGTATCATGAACCTTGCATCTGAAAAAAGAAGAGCCGGTTAAAGTAGGAAGCAGAAATGGTGCCTGAAATTTTCTCCAAAAAAAGGTTGTCACAAAATAATATCCTCTAGAGTTTCATTTCAGCTTTTCAAAAATGGTATATCCAAATTTTTTGCTTCCTGTTGCTGAATTTTATCTGTACAAATTTGGTGAATTTTATCTGTCCAATTTGTACATTTTCTATTCTTCTGTGTTTGGCAATTTTTTTTGACTAATTTGTCAACAGACACTAGAAGATGCATTCAACAGTTTGGAGGGAATAACATGCAATAAAGCGGAGGGCGCAATGTATCTATTTCCACGTATTAACTTACCTGCTAAAGCAATAAAAGCAGCAGAAGAAGCTAAAACTGCACCAGATGCCTTTTATGCTCGACGCCTCCTCAATGCCACTGGAATTGTTGTTGTCCCAGGCTCTGGATTTGGCCAGGTGATTCTTATATTTTTGACAACTTGCTTCATGCTATTCCTAGTAATTAAATAGTTGGTAACTGACACCACTAATTTCGAAAAATGCACATGGCTTTTACCTGGATGAGTAAATGTCAACAGACAGACCTAAATAAGCATTTCCTGAACAGTTTGAATATCTCTACCTtcagaaggaaaaaaaaggtCTCTACCTTCAGAAGGGTTCAAGGAAAAATGAATTGTAAAAAGAAATTGGGGAAACAAATTTTGGAGGATTGTTTCAATAGAAAAGAAGCAACTATATTTGCTGTCAAGGTTAGTCTGATTCAAGAAACGTTCCTTTTGTCAAGATGCTGATTAGTTTGCATACCCGGTAGGCATTAAAATTTCATTCTATTATATTGCAATCTGAGATGCTAGATGCCGACATAGGGAAGAGAAGGATGCAGTACTGAATA belongs to Nicotiana tabacum cultivar K326 chromosome 6, ASM71507v2, whole genome shotgun sequence and includes:
- the LOC107795521 gene encoding alanine aminotransferase 2 yields the protein MRRFVAEKAKNLITKTRTTYSSPTSTYVLQRHTSSPLPSPSQSASVLRFLSTLHTAPSDSMASDYSSTPVTLNNVNPKVLKCEYAVRGEIVNLAQKLQQDLKENPGSHPFDEILYCNIGNPQSLAQQPITFFREVLALCDHPVILDKSETQGLFSADSIERAFQILDQIPGRATGAYSHSQGIKGLRDTIASGIEARDGFPADPNDIFLTDGASPAVHMMMQLLIGSENDGILCPIPQYPLYSASIALHGGTLVPYYLDEETGWGLEISELENQLKTAKSKGIKVRALVVINPGNPTGQVLAEANQRDIVEFCKKEGLVLLADEVYQENVYVPEKQFHSFKKIARSMGFGEKDISLVSFQSVSKGFYGECGKRGGYMEVTGFSPEIREQIYKVASVNLCSNISGQILASLVMSPPKVGDESYESFSAEKEAILSSLARRAKTLEDAFNSLEGITCNKAEGAMYLFPRINLPAKAIKAAEEAKTAPDAFYARRLLNATGIVVVPGSGFGQRPGTWHFRCTILPQEEKIPSIVSRLTDFHKQFMDEFRD